One part of the Thermoanaerobacterium sp. CMT5567-10 genome encodes these proteins:
- a CDS encoding C39 family peptidase, with translation MKRILVTIIMCTILVFSSTIGFANVGDNKLNSVSAIVNKNDAKKIAANHVIREKHNAEFKDWINGEVDDGTELVDFNNNVIAYLFNVYDKTALLGYIIVSANKNMPPILEYSRASSPYSIGLSKIKQNLQRNETLKKTTYVYFFPNTYMIKFIINRNNYDQEEELFDIRNYKKIIYKDINQSTINSSDINLDVNNVKTWNKLFDFNPMNSGTITTKKISGVPDLTWYKGCAPTSAANLIYYWDAHGYPNLVINETTNQVIEKLAMNMGTDSNGSTNVLFIMSGTIQYIKSKGYTNFDGYDLNPPSYYDVRNEINNSRPLLLSVIGHPTYENHTMACVGYEYVTELGEITEEYVIVHDTWSETPTDVYIAFDGTFKYAHIFIP, from the coding sequence ATGAAAAGAATTTTAGTTACTATTATAATGTGCACTATTTTGGTTTTTTCATCAACTATTGGCTTTGCAAATGTTGGTGATAATAAACTGAATAGTGTTTCTGCAATTGTGAATAAAAATGATGCGAAAAAGATTGCAGCAAATCATGTTATTAGAGAAAAGCATAATGCTGAATTTAAAGACTGGATTAATGGTGAAGTAGACGATGGAACAGAATTAGTCGATTTTAATAATAATGTTATTGCTTATCTTTTTAATGTATATGACAAGACTGCATTATTAGGCTATATTATAGTAAGCGCTAATAAAAATATGCCGCCTATTTTAGAATATTCCCGAGCTAGTTCACCATATAGTATTGGCTTATCCAAGATAAAACAAAATCTTCAAAGAAATGAAACACTCAAAAAAACGACTTATGTATATTTTTTCCCTAATACATATATGATAAAATTTATTATAAATAGAAACAATTATGATCAAGAGGAAGAATTATTTGATATTAGAAATTATAAAAAAATTATTTATAAAGACATAAATCAAAGTACAATAAACTCCTCAGATATTAACTTAGATGTTAATAATGTGAAAACATGGAACAAATTATTTGATTTTAATCCAATGAATAGTGGAACAATAACTACGAAGAAAATAAGTGGTGTTCCAGATTTGACTTGGTATAAAGGCTGTGCTCCTACATCAGCAGCTAACTTGATTTATTATTGGGATGCTCATGGATATCCTAACCTTGTTATTAATGAAACTACTAATCAAGTAATAGAAAAATTGGCAATGAATATGGGAACAGATAGTAATGGTTCTACTAATGTTTTATTTATTATGTCTGGTACTATTCAATATATAAAATCAAAAGGATATACAAATTTTGATGGTTATGATTTAAATCCTCCTAGCTATTATGATGTAAGGAATGAAATAAATAATTCAAGACCCCTATTATTATCGGTAATAGGACATCCAACTTATGAAAATCATACAATGGCATGTGTTGGATATGAATACGTAACAGAACTTGGAGAAATAACAGAAGAATATGTAATAGTACATGATACATGGAGTGAAACTCCTACAGATGTGTATATTGCATTTGATGGGACTTTCAAATATGCACATATATTTATTCCATAA
- the carA gene encoding glutamine-hydrolyzing carbamoyl-phosphate synthase small subunit, translating to MKGYLKLEDGSVFEGNIISKNFQGFGEVVFNTGMTGYQEIITDPSYAGQIVVMTYPLIGNYGINKYDFQSEKPHIRGYIVREYCDSPSNFLSDTSLLDYLDKNGIPVLTGVDTRELTKKLRSNGTMRGIITDDANATVPDIKVDLLKEVSTKKTYHIQGEGPKLAFIDLGTKKNILNMLKNVGFDIYVFPYDVCVEDVMAVEPEAIFFSNGPGDPKDATNAIKLAKFFIGKIPVLGICLGHQIIALAMGCNTIKMKFGHRGSNQPVKDLMIGKSFVTSQNHGYAVEESSVNRNEIIVTHINLNDNTIEGIRHKYLPVFSVQYHPEACPGPHDSMYIFDKFMDITCVYRRRSYLAEI from the coding sequence ATGAAAGGGTACTTGAAGCTGGAAGATGGTAGCGTTTTTGAAGGCAATATTATAAGCAAGAATTTTCAAGGCTTTGGTGAAGTTGTTTTTAATACGGGAATGACTGGATATCAGGAAATCATCACAGATCCATCTTATGCGGGGCAGATTGTCGTCATGACATATCCGCTTATTGGAAATTACGGAATCAACAAGTACGATTTTCAATCAGAAAAACCGCATATTAGAGGATATATCGTAAGGGAGTACTGCGATAGTCCCAGCAATTTCCTTTCAGACACTTCATTGCTTGATTACCTTGATAAAAATGGGATACCGGTTTTGACTGGTGTTGATACGAGAGAATTGACTAAAAAATTGAGATCAAATGGTACCATGAGAGGCATCATAACTGATGATGCCAATGCAACAGTGCCTGATATCAAAGTAGATTTACTTAAAGAAGTGTCGACTAAAAAGACGTATCACATACAAGGGGAAGGGCCAAAATTGGCATTTATAGATCTTGGCACCAAAAAGAATATCTTAAACATGTTAAAAAATGTAGGATTTGATATATACGTATTTCCTTACGATGTTTGCGTAGAAGATGTAATGGCGGTTGAACCTGAAGCTATATTCTTTTCAAATGGCCCAGGGGATCCGAAAGATGCAACTAACGCCATAAAGCTTGCGAAGTTTTTCATAGGCAAGATACCAGTTTTAGGCATCTGCTTAGGGCATCAGATTATTGCACTTGCTATGGGGTGCAACACGATAAAGATGAAATTTGGCCACAGAGGTTCAAACCAGCCTGTGAAAGACTTGATGATAGGGAAGTCATTTGTAACATCGCAAAACCACGGATATGCAGTAGAAGAAAGCTCCGTAAACAGAAACGAAATAATAGTCACACATATAAATTTAAATGACAATACAATTGAAGGAATAAGGCATAAATATTTGCCAGTATTTTCTGTTCAATATCATCCGGAGGCGTGTCCTGGTCCACATGATTCAATGTACATTTTTGATAAGTTCATGGATATAACTTGTGTTTATAGAAGGAGGTCTTATCTTGCCGAAATATGA
- the argB gene encoding acetylglutamate kinase, giving the protein MIKRQKYGDEIAKAEILIEALPYIKKFSGATVVIKYGGNAMIDCNIKKMVMQDIVLLKYVGLNPVIVHGGGPDINKMLESLNIESKFVNGLRVTDEKTMEVVEMVLTGKINKEIVSMLNEIGGKAIGISGKDGKLLVAEKDTTNGDIGYVGKIEEVNIDVIKMMLDKGYIPVIAPCAVGKDGKTYNVNADTAAGKIAEALKAEKFILLTDVEGILSDVNDKNSVISRIDVNAASELMTTGKITGGMIPKLKCCIQAIENGVKRAHIIDGRLTHSLLLEIFTDEGIGTMIGKECFDDDNL; this is encoded by the coding sequence ATGATAAAGAGGCAAAAATACGGCGATGAAATCGCTAAAGCTGAAATATTGATAGAAGCCCTACCCTATATTAAAAAGTTTTCCGGTGCTACTGTCGTGATAAAGTATGGCGGCAATGCCATGATAGATTGTAATATAAAGAAAATGGTCATGCAAGATATAGTTTTGTTAAAGTACGTGGGATTAAATCCAGTTATCGTACATGGCGGTGGTCCTGACATAAACAAAATGCTTGAAAGCCTAAATATAGAATCTAAATTTGTAAATGGTCTACGCGTTACGGATGAGAAGACGATGGAAGTAGTTGAGATGGTCCTTACAGGCAAGATAAATAAAGAGATAGTTTCCATGTTAAACGAAATAGGTGGTAAAGCGATAGGAATAAGTGGAAAGGATGGCAAACTTCTTGTGGCTGAAAAAGATACAACAAATGGAGATATAGGCTATGTGGGAAAGATTGAAGAAGTCAATATTGATGTAATAAAGATGATGCTTGATAAAGGATATATACCTGTTATTGCTCCATGTGCTGTAGGGAAAGATGGAAAGACTTACAATGTAAATGCTGATACAGCAGCAGGAAAAATAGCAGAAGCTTTGAAAGCAGAAAAATTTATATTGCTGACAGATGTGGAAGGTATATTGTCAGATGTAAATGATAAAAACAGCGTGATTTCAAGAATTGATGTGAATGCGGCATCAGAACTTATGACGACGGGAAAGATTACGGGTGGCATGATACCTAAACTGAAGTGCTGTATACAAGCAATAGAAAATGGAGTTAAGAGAGCGCACATAATCGATGGAAGATTGACGCATTCGCTTCTCTTAGAGATATTTACTGACGAAGGGATTGGCACCATGATTGGAAAGGAGTGTTTTGACGATGACAATCTCTGA
- a CDS encoding LiaF transmembrane domain-containing protein, with the protein MGKKIIGIVLILLGLIYLNDNLGFLSRYGITLDMSTLWPLFILIPGIMMEVSYLKQRKNPEILVPGGILTSMGIIFYFDIFTNWIYSEYTWPLYILSVAIGLLQLYIVNRDFVLMGLVMVITAAVILSYVSILYNQFSIVWLNPNLIISIMIILLGLALVIRSRRK; encoded by the coding sequence ATGGGAAAGAAAATAATCGGAATCGTACTTATATTGCTTGGACTTATATACCTTAACGACAACCTTGGCTTTTTATCAAGATACGGAATAACATTAGATATGTCTACTCTATGGCCTCTTTTTATATTGATACCAGGAATAATGATGGAAGTAAGCTACTTAAAGCAAAGAAAAAATCCTGAAATCTTAGTTCCAGGCGGAATACTTACATCAATGGGCATCATTTTTTACTTTGACATCTTTACAAACTGGATTTACTCTGAATACACATGGCCTCTATACATTCTATCTGTTGCAATAGGTCTTCTTCAGCTTTACATTGTAAACAGAGATTTTGTGCTAATGGGCTTAGTCATGGTCATAACTGCCGCTGTAATATTAAGTTATGTGTCCATTTTGTACAACCAATTTTCCATCGTTTGGCTAAATCCAAACTTGATAATCTCAATCATGATAATCTTATTGGGACTTGCTTTAGTCATAAGGAGCCGGAGAAAGTAG
- the carB gene encoding carbamoyl-phosphate synthase (glutamine-hydrolyzing) large subunit, whose translation MPKYEGVNKVLVIGSGPIVIGQAAEFDYSGTQACKSLKEEGLKVILVNNNPATIMTDTEIADVVYIENPEVDVLEAIIEKERPDGILGTIGGQTGLNVVVKLKESGIIDKYNLKVLGTSIESIKTAEDRELFKKKMEEIGEPIAESTTVNNVDDAVKFAEKCGYPLIVRPAFTLGGTGGGIANNVDELKVIVDLGLKKSMAHEVLIEKSLYGYKEIEYEVMRDSNDNCITICNMENFDPVGVHTGDSIVVAPSQTLTDYEYQMLRTASLKIIKALKIEGGCNVQFALDPNSHQYYVIEVNPRVSRSSALASKATGYPIAKIAAKIAVGFTLDEIKNPVTGKTTALFEPSLDYVVTKIPRWPFDKFYETDRKIGTQMKATGETMSIDRCFEASLLKAVRSLEIKAYGLTNESIKKLSDEEIIDNIKKPNDMRLFYIAEALRRGVTVNYINEISKIDKWFINKLLNLVKMEKEIFINDLTHDLLKRAKRMGFSDKEIASIKGIDEEDVRELRKNYGIVPAYKMVDTCAAEFESVTQYIYSTYGEYDEVPIHHDIKKVIVLGSGPIRIGQGVEFDYCSVKALWALRSKGVKSIIINNNPETVSTDFDTGDRLYFEPLTLEDVLNIVEKEKPLGVMVMFGGQTAINLAQGLSDNGVNILGTSFENIDDSEDREKFSKLLERLNINQPKGGYALSVGDAKDVALTLGFPLLVRPSYVIGGQSMEKVNTLQEIIDYVSNAMKVSPGKPVLIDKYIEGREVEVDAISDGTDILIPGIMEHIERAGVHSGDSFSMYPARNLSDHEISTIVEYTKKISCALNVKGLINIQFVVKDGVVYVLEVNPRASRTVPVISKATGVPMIDIAVKIALGDTLKSLGYEDVLWPKTTHTIVKAPVFSTEKLTNVEVMLGPEMKSTGEIMGIDLSYEGALYKAMAGANLNIPANGRILISISHKNVAESMTMVKKYYDAGYEIFGTSGTARHFNSMGINVKHVNIKDAIRLLKEGYFSLVINIPTHGKKVDNDGFILRRTACEYRVPLFTSLDTAKAALQAVQKVKLNGLNYLSLNEYHELQSKNLKKSVL comes from the coding sequence TTGCCGAAATATGAAGGAGTGAATAAAGTGCTTGTTATAGGCTCAGGGCCTATCGTAATAGGTCAAGCTGCAGAGTTTGACTATTCCGGAACACAAGCATGTAAATCACTAAAAGAAGAAGGATTAAAAGTTATCTTGGTGAATAACAATCCTGCTACGATAATGACAGATACAGAAATCGCCGATGTGGTGTATATAGAAAATCCAGAAGTTGACGTATTGGAGGCTATCATAGAGAAAGAAAGGCCAGACGGGATTTTAGGGACAATCGGCGGTCAGACAGGGCTTAATGTAGTTGTAAAACTTAAAGAAAGTGGAATAATCGATAAGTACAATTTAAAAGTTTTAGGAACTTCCATCGAATCAATAAAAACTGCAGAAGACAGGGAATTGTTTAAGAAGAAGATGGAAGAGATAGGAGAACCTATAGCAGAAAGCACGACGGTTAATAACGTCGATGATGCGGTTAAATTTGCTGAAAAATGCGGATATCCACTGATAGTCAGACCTGCCTTTACATTAGGTGGAACTGGTGGTGGCATAGCAAACAATGTAGATGAACTGAAAGTTATAGTTGATTTAGGTTTAAAGAAAAGTATGGCACATGAAGTATTGATAGAAAAATCCCTCTACGGTTATAAAGAAATAGAATACGAGGTGATGAGGGACAGCAACGACAACTGCATAACCATATGCAATATGGAAAACTTTGATCCTGTTGGTGTCCACACAGGTGACAGTATCGTCGTGGCACCGTCACAGACATTGACAGATTACGAGTACCAGATGCTGAGGACTGCCAGTTTGAAAATCATAAAGGCATTGAAAATTGAAGGTGGCTGTAATGTTCAGTTTGCACTGGACCCTAATAGCCATCAGTACTACGTGATAGAAGTGAATCCAAGGGTTAGCCGTTCAAGTGCACTGGCGTCAAAAGCTACAGGTTATCCTATAGCGAAGATAGCTGCTAAAATAGCTGTTGGATTTACACTTGATGAGATTAAAAATCCTGTTACAGGAAAGACTACAGCTTTGTTTGAGCCGTCACTTGACTACGTTGTTACAAAGATTCCAAGATGGCCTTTTGATAAATTTTATGAGACAGACAGGAAAATTGGCACTCAGATGAAGGCCACAGGCGAGACGATGTCTATAGACAGATGCTTTGAGGCATCATTGTTAAAAGCCGTAAGGTCTTTGGAGATAAAAGCTTATGGTCTTACAAATGAAAGCATAAAAAAATTAAGCGATGAAGAAATTATAGATAACATTAAAAAGCCAAATGACATGAGGCTATTTTATATAGCTGAAGCGCTGCGACGCGGTGTCACTGTAAATTATATAAATGAAATATCAAAGATAGATAAGTGGTTTATAAATAAGCTCTTGAACTTAGTAAAGATGGAAAAAGAGATATTTATAAACGACTTGACCCACGATCTATTGAAAAGAGCAAAGCGAATGGGCTTTTCAGATAAGGAAATTGCCAGTATCAAAGGGATAGATGAGGAAGATGTTAGGGAATTAAGGAAAAACTACGGAATAGTGCCAGCATATAAGATGGTGGACACATGTGCAGCAGAATTTGAATCAGTTACACAGTATATTTATTCAACTTATGGCGAATATGATGAAGTTCCAATACACCATGATATAAAGAAAGTCATAGTTTTAGGCTCAGGTCCTATAAGAATCGGACAGGGTGTTGAATTTGATTACTGCTCTGTTAAAGCTCTCTGGGCACTAAGAAGTAAAGGAGTCAAATCAATTATAATAAATAATAATCCCGAAACAGTCAGCACGGATTTTGATACTGGCGACAGATTGTACTTTGAACCACTGACACTGGAGGATGTATTAAACATTGTTGAAAAAGAGAAGCCTCTTGGCGTCATGGTGATGTTTGGAGGGCAAACAGCTATAAATCTTGCGCAGGGATTATCTGATAACGGCGTGAATATATTAGGTACATCTTTTGAAAACATCGATGATAGTGAAGACAGAGAAAAGTTTTCTAAGCTCCTTGAAAGATTAAATATAAATCAGCCAAAAGGCGGCTATGCACTATCAGTTGGTGATGCAAAAGATGTGGCATTGACACTGGGATTTCCACTTCTTGTAAGGCCATCATACGTTATTGGCGGTCAGTCGATGGAAAAAGTAAATACCCTTCAGGAAATAATAGATTATGTTTCAAATGCCATGAAAGTATCTCCAGGAAAGCCTGTCTTAATTGACAAATACATTGAGGGAAGGGAAGTAGAGGTTGACGCGATTTCCGATGGTACTGATATATTGATTCCAGGAATAATGGAGCATATAGAAAGAGCGGGAGTTCATTCAGGTGATAGTTTCTCAATGTATCCTGCGAGAAACTTATCTGATCATGAAATATCTACAATTGTAGAATACACCAAGAAAATATCATGCGCTCTAAATGTAAAAGGGCTTATCAATATCCAATTTGTTGTTAAAGATGGTGTTGTCTACGTTCTAGAAGTAAATCCGAGGGCCTCCAGGACTGTTCCTGTTATAAGCAAGGCTACAGGAGTTCCTATGATAGATATAGCCGTAAAAATTGCTTTAGGAGATACATTGAAAAGCTTAGGCTACGAAGATGTTTTATGGCCTAAGACGACACACACAATCGTAAAAGCACCTGTATTTTCTACAGAAAAACTTACTAATGTTGAAGTTATGCTGGGACCAGAGATGAAGTCGACAGGGGAAATAATGGGCATAGACTTAAGCTATGAAGGTGCTCTTTACAAGGCGATGGCAGGAGCGAATTTAAATATACCGGCCAATGGTCGAATACTAATATCTATATCGCACAAAAATGTGGCCGAATCAATGACTATGGTAAAGAAGTATTACGATGCCGGCTATGAGATATTTGGCACATCAGGTACTGCAAGGCATTTCAATTCTATGGGCATTAATGTGAAACATGTCAATATAAAGGATGCTATAAGACTATTAAAAGAAGGATATTTTTCACTTGTAATTAATATACCGACTCATGGCAAAAAGGTAGACAACGATGGATTCATCTTAAGGCGCACAGCCTGCGAATACAGGGTTCCACTGTTTACATCACTTGATACGGCAAAGGCAGCACTTCAAGCGGTACAGAAAGTGAAGCTAAACGGTCTTAATTATCTTTCGCTTAATGAATATCACGAGTTACAGTCTAAAAATTTAAAAAAATCAGTCTTATAA
- a CDS encoding acetylornithine transaminase: MTISDDKKYVMNTYGRYPITLSKGNGTKVWDTDGNMYLDFVAGIAVNAFGHCYPPIVDAIKSQAETLIHCSNLYWNENQIELAKIIAENSFGDKVFFANSGAEANEGAIKLARKYASIKYGDKRYKIISAKNSFHGRTFGALTATGQVKYHKGFGPLLEGFKYVNYNDIDDIYNALDDDVCAIMIEIIQGEGGIHEGSLEYLKKVREICDENDILLIVDEVQTGIGRTGKLFAYQHIGIEPDIMTLAKALGGGVPIGAIVAKENVAVFKPGDHASTFGGNPLACAAGIAVMKEVIKEGFLDDVVKKGEYFKEKLNALKDRYKVIKDVRGKGLMIGCEVDLDDAGEIVLNALKKGLLINCVNHNVLRFVPPLIVTKDELDTAMIILDDVLHEMGF, from the coding sequence ATGACAATCTCTGATGATAAAAAATATGTGATGAATACTTATGGACGTTATCCTATTACATTATCAAAAGGCAATGGAACAAAAGTTTGGGACACAGATGGAAATATGTACCTTGATTTTGTAGCAGGCATTGCTGTAAACGCATTTGGGCACTGTTATCCACCAATAGTAGATGCCATCAAAAGTCAAGCGGAGACTTTGATACACTGTTCAAATCTTTACTGGAATGAAAATCAGATTGAACTGGCCAAAATCATTGCGGAAAACTCGTTTGGCGATAAGGTGTTTTTCGCCAACAGCGGTGCAGAAGCTAATGAAGGTGCCATAAAGCTTGCAAGAAAATACGCATCGATTAAATACGGTGATAAAAGGTATAAGATTATCAGCGCAAAAAATTCATTTCACGGAAGGACATTTGGTGCTCTTACAGCAACAGGACAGGTGAAATATCACAAAGGCTTTGGACCATTGCTGGAAGGATTTAAGTACGTAAACTACAACGACATTGACGATATTTACAACGCTTTAGATGATGATGTATGCGCAATCATGATAGAGATTATACAAGGGGAAGGCGGCATACATGAGGGAAGTCTTGAGTATTTAAAAAAGGTTAGGGAAATATGTGATGAAAATGACATTCTCTTGATTGTAGATGAAGTACAGACAGGCATTGGACGTACTGGAAAACTCTTTGCATATCAGCACATTGGCATAGAACCGGATATTATGACGTTGGCAAAGGCATTAGGTGGTGGCGTGCCAATAGGTGCAATTGTGGCAAAGGAAAATGTGGCAGTATTTAAACCAGGTGATCATGCATCAACATTTGGAGGTAACCCGCTTGCATGTGCTGCCGGAATTGCAGTCATGAAAGAGGTTATAAAAGAAGGATTTCTTGATGATGTAGTAAAAAAAGGAGAATATTTTAAAGAAAAGCTTAATGCATTAAAAGATAGATACAAAGTCATAAAAGATGTAAGAGGAAAAGGCTTGATGATTGGATGTGAAGTGGATTTGGATGATGCAGGCGAGATAGTGTTAAATGCATTGAAGAAGGGACTTCTTATAAATTGTGTAAACCACAATGTTTTAAGGTTTGTACCTCCACTTATCGTTACTAAAGACGAACTTGATACTGCTATGATAATTCTTGATGATGTATTACATGAAATGGGGTTTTAA
- the argJ gene encoding bifunctional ornithine acetyltransferase/N-acetylglutamate synthase, with protein MEDFEVIEGNVTSPKGFLASGVFAGIKKAKKDFAIIYSEKKANAAAAFTTNKVKAAPVILDMEKIKNGEAQAIVANSGNANACTGKKGYEDASSMAFMAAEKLNIDKDDVLVCSTGVIGVTLPMDKIVKGIELAVQSLSRDGGKEAAEAILTTDTFAKEVAVKFNIKGVEVKIGGIAKGSGMISPNMATMLSFITTDADVSKSALNKALKDTVKRSYNMISVDGDMSTNDTVIIMANGMAGNPTIEENTHEYEVFYNALLYVNKYLAKQIAKDGEGATKFMEVSVVNAPTEDDAILAAKSVVNSNLVKTAIFGEDANWGRIIAAVGYSGADFSPATVDIYLKSNKGHIKVCEYGGYVPFSEDKAKEILSEKEISIIIDLNAGKYDALAWGCDLSYDYVKINGSYRT; from the coding sequence ATGGAGGATTTTGAGGTAATTGAAGGAAATGTCACATCTCCTAAAGGCTTTTTAGCATCAGGTGTATTTGCAGGCATAAAAAAAGCGAAAAAAGATTTTGCCATAATATACTCTGAGAAAAAGGCGAATGCTGCAGCAGCATTTACAACTAATAAGGTGAAAGCGGCGCCAGTAATTTTAGACATGGAGAAAATAAAAAATGGTGAAGCGCAAGCAATAGTCGCAAATAGTGGCAATGCTAATGCCTGTACGGGGAAAAAAGGATATGAAGATGCCTCATCTATGGCTTTTATGGCAGCAGAGAAGCTTAACATAGATAAAGACGATGTGCTTGTCTGCTCAACAGGTGTTATTGGTGTGACGCTTCCTATGGATAAAATTGTTAAAGGAATAGAGTTGGCTGTTCAAAGTCTATCAAGAGATGGTGGAAAAGAAGCTGCAGAAGCGATTCTTACCACAGATACGTTTGCCAAAGAAGTGGCTGTAAAGTTCAATATAAAAGGTGTTGAAGTTAAGATAGGTGGAATTGCTAAAGGTTCTGGCATGATTTCTCCCAATATGGCTACTATGCTGTCTTTTATCACTACGGATGCTGATGTATCGAAAAGTGCTTTAAATAAAGCATTGAAAGACACTGTAAAGAGATCTTACAACATGATATCTGTCGATGGAGATATGAGCACAAATGATACTGTCATAATAATGGCGAATGGTATGGCAGGCAATCCTACAATAGAGGAAAATACACATGAGTACGAGGTTTTTTACAACGCGCTTTTATATGTAAACAAGTATTTGGCAAAGCAAATAGCCAAAGATGGCGAAGGTGCTACTAAGTTCATGGAAGTAAGTGTAGTCAATGCCCCTACGGAAGATGATGCAATTCTAGCTGCCAAGTCTGTTGTCAACTCAAATTTGGTTAAGACAGCTATATTTGGTGAAGATGCCAACTGGGGAAGGATCATTGCGGCTGTAGGATACTCAGGAGCCGATTTTTCGCCAGCTACCGTTGATATATATTTGAAAAGCAATAAAGGACACATAAAAGTTTGTGAATATGGAGGTTATGTTCCATTTAGTGAAGACAAAGCGAAAGAGATTTTAAGCGAAAAAGAAATTTCGATTATTATAGATCTAAATGCCGGAAAATATGATGCTTTAGCGTGGGGCTGCGATTTAAGCTACGATTATGTGAAGATAAACGGGAGCTACAGGACATGA
- the argC gene encoding N-acetyl-gamma-glutamyl-phosphate reductase — protein MVRVGILGATGYTGVELIRILSNHEDVQIKYLSSQNFNGKKIEDVYPSLKGFCKVELQELNIDDIVENCDVVFTALPSGYAMNIAEKLCKSGVKLIDLGADFRFDDFKIYKKWYGADSDDYDSVSRVYGLPEIHRHEIKNAMVVGNPGCYPTSVILGLAPALKGGIIESHIIIDSKSGVSGAGHSPKQGNMYAECNESIKPYNVAKHRHIPEIEQELSNLNCQDTNVVFTPHLTPMTRGILSTMYCKLKKDISIESIHEIYSEFYKDEYFVKILDIGEYPSTKSVYGSNFCHIGLECDKHSNTLIIMSVIDNLVKGASGQAVQNMNIMFGIDENKGLKMVPVFP, from the coding sequence ATGGTGAGGGTTGGCATATTAGGAGCTACAGGCTATACAGGTGTAGAACTCATTCGAATCTTATCAAATCACGAAGATGTCCAGATAAAGTACTTATCATCTCAAAACTTCAATGGCAAAAAAATTGAAGATGTGTATCCTTCTTTAAAAGGATTTTGTAAAGTAGAGCTTCAGGAACTTAATATTGATGACATTGTTGAAAATTGCGATGTGGTATTTACAGCACTTCCATCTGGATATGCAATGAATATAGCTGAAAAATTATGCAAAAGTGGAGTGAAACTTATTGACCTTGGTGCGGATTTTAGATTTGATGATTTTAAGATTTACAAAAAGTGGTATGGGGCAGATAGCGATGATTACGACAGTGTAAGTAGAGTTTATGGGCTTCCAGAGATTCACAGACATGAGATTAAAAATGCGATGGTTGTGGGAAATCCGGGATGTTATCCTACATCTGTCATTCTGGGATTGGCACCTGCTTTAAAAGGCGGAATAATAGAAAGTCATATAATAATTGATTCTAAATCTGGCGTATCTGGTGCAGGTCATAGTCCAAAGCAAGGCAATATGTACGCAGAGTGTAATGAAAGCATAAAACCTTACAATGTAGCAAAACACAGGCACATACCTGAAATAGAGCAAGAGCTTTCAAATTTGAATTGCCAAGATACAAATGTCGTTTTTACACCACATTTGACGCCAATGACAAGAGGAATTTTAAGTACCATGTACTGTAAATTGAAAAAAGATATTTCAATAGAAAGTATTCACGAAATATACAGTGAGTTTTATAAAGATGAATACTTTGTGAAAATATTGGATATTGGTGAATACCCATCTACAAAAAGCGTATATGGATCAAACTTTTGTCACATAGGACTTGAGTGTGATAAACATTCTAATACATTGATAATAATGTCTGTCATTGATAATTTGGTAAAAGGTGCATCTGGGCAGGCTGTTCAAAACATGAATATAATGTTTGGCATCGATGAGAATAAAGGGTTAAAAATGGTGCCAGTTTTCCCATAA